One segment of Hemibagrus wyckioides isolate EC202008001 linkage group LG05, SWU_Hwy_1.0, whole genome shotgun sequence DNA contains the following:
- the LOC131352839 gene encoding dematin-like isoform X2 has product MMMQKQLTRTSPGSVCSLRGGAVTGTPAVTIVAKMDDQVIGYKDLAAIPKDKAILDIERPDLMIYEPHFSYTMLEHTERSLSPRSLSPPLSPESSVMSKESRECVEQKSSGSSSPASTLLSVCRRSSVSKNTPLQQHFHRPDNGTNIYKKPPIYKQDLSHVPQSKHMEDLIIESSRFPAAQPPDPNLPSKIETESWPCPPSLAVLETEWRKKSNKASEEQEEEEEDEYDEGDDLWRLRQMQKQELNKIQSNLGKLILKEEIERATPIRRKTRSLPDRTPTPLGTRSPSFPSYSRSGLSRLQSAEFSTSHTDKANHSECSVLFLIITLLLCRGHQIHSFCFFFPFTDFQNGDAQGRRMDRGNSLPTMLEQKIYPYEILMVTHRGRNKLPPGVDRTRLERHLSPEEFENLFGMTMEEFDRLSLWKRNELKKRVSLF; this is encoded by the exons ATGATGATGCaaaag caGCTGACCCGCACCTCTCCAggaagtgtgtgttctctgcgAGGGGGGGCTGTGACAGGAACTCCAGCCGTCACTATTGTg gcTAAAATGGATGACCAGGTGATTGGCTATAAGGATTTAGCAGCCATTCCTAAAGACAAGGCCATACTGGACATCGAGCGTCCTGACCTGATGATATACGAACCACACTTCAGCTACACAATGCTGGAACACactgag aggTCCCTCTCTCCAcgctccctctctcctcctctctctcctgag agctcagTCATGTCGAAGGAGTCGAGGGAGTGTGTGGAGCAGAAGTCTTCAGGCAGCTCGTCTCCGGCCTCCACCCTGCTGTCTGTGTGCAGAAGGAGCAGTGTGAGCAAGAACACACCACTACAGCAGCACTTCCACCGGcctg ataACGGCACAAATATTTACAAGAAGCCACCGATCTATAaacaag acctGTCTCATGTTCCTCAGAGTAAACACATGGAGGATCTGATCATTGAATCGTCCCGTTTTCCCGCCGCTCAGCCACCTGACCCAAACCTGCCATCTAAGATCGAAACCGAGTCCTGGCCCTGTCCCCCCTCCCTCGCTGTGCTgg aGACGGAGTGGAGGAAGAAGTCTAATAAAGCCTCAGAagagcaggaagaggaagaggaggatgagtatgatgaaggtgatgaccTGTGGAGACTCCGACAGATGCAGAAACAGGAACTCAACAAG attcaGTCTAATCTAGGGAAGTTGATCCTGAAGGAGGAGATTGAGAGAGCGACTCCAATACGCAGGAAGACTCGCTCTCTACCCGACCGCACGCCCACTCCTCTtg GAACCAGATCTCCATCATTTCCTTCATACAGTCGGAGTGGACTGAGccgg ctcCAGTCTGCAGAGTtttccacctcacacactgataaagcCAATCACAGTgagtgttctgttctgttcctcaTTATAACACTGCTCTTATGTCGTGGTCATCAAATTCactccttttgttttttttttcctttcacagattttcag aatggcGATGCTCAGGGCAGGAGGATGGACAGAGGGAACTCACTGCCCACGATGCTGGAGCAGAAG ATTTATCCCTATGAGATCCTCATGGTGACTCATCGAGGCAGAAATAAACTTCCACCAGGAGTGGACAGGACGAGGCTGGAG agGCATCTCTCTCCCGAGGAGTTTGAGAATCTGTTCGGTATGACGATGGAGGAGTTCGATCGCCTGTCTCTCTGGAAGAGGAATGAACTGAAGAAAAGGGTCTCGCTCTTCTAG
- the LOC131352839 gene encoding dematin-like isoform X1, whose product MMMQKQQLTRTSPGSVCSLRGGAVTGTPAVTIVAKMDDQVIGYKDLAAIPKDKAILDIERPDLMIYEPHFSYTMLEHTERSLSPRSLSPPLSPESSVMSKESRECVEQKSSGSSSPASTLLSVCRRSSVSKNTPLQQHFHRPDNGTNIYKKPPIYKQDLSHVPQSKHMEDLIIESSRFPAAQPPDPNLPSKIETESWPCPPSLAVLETEWRKKSNKASEEQEEEEEDEYDEGDDLWRLRQMQKQELNKIQSNLGKLILKEEIERATPIRRKTRSLPDRTPTPLGTRSPSFPSYSRSGLSRLQSAEFSTSHTDKANHSECSVLFLIITLLLCRGHQIHSFCFFFPFTDFQNGDAQGRRMDRGNSLPTMLEQKIYPYEILMVTHRGRNKLPPGVDRTRLERHLSPEEFENLFGMTMEEFDRLSLWKRNELKKRVSLF is encoded by the exons ATGATGATGCaaaag cagcaGCTGACCCGCACCTCTCCAggaagtgtgtgttctctgcgAGGGGGGGCTGTGACAGGAACTCCAGCCGTCACTATTGTg gcTAAAATGGATGACCAGGTGATTGGCTATAAGGATTTAGCAGCCATTCCTAAAGACAAGGCCATACTGGACATCGAGCGTCCTGACCTGATGATATACGAACCACACTTCAGCTACACAATGCTGGAACACactgag aggTCCCTCTCTCCAcgctccctctctcctcctctctctcctgag agctcagTCATGTCGAAGGAGTCGAGGGAGTGTGTGGAGCAGAAGTCTTCAGGCAGCTCGTCTCCGGCCTCCACCCTGCTGTCTGTGTGCAGAAGGAGCAGTGTGAGCAAGAACACACCACTACAGCAGCACTTCCACCGGcctg ataACGGCACAAATATTTACAAGAAGCCACCGATCTATAaacaag acctGTCTCATGTTCCTCAGAGTAAACACATGGAGGATCTGATCATTGAATCGTCCCGTTTTCCCGCCGCTCAGCCACCTGACCCAAACCTGCCATCTAAGATCGAAACCGAGTCCTGGCCCTGTCCCCCCTCCCTCGCTGTGCTgg aGACGGAGTGGAGGAAGAAGTCTAATAAAGCCTCAGAagagcaggaagaggaagaggaggatgagtatgatgaaggtgatgaccTGTGGAGACTCCGACAGATGCAGAAACAGGAACTCAACAAG attcaGTCTAATCTAGGGAAGTTGATCCTGAAGGAGGAGATTGAGAGAGCGACTCCAATACGCAGGAAGACTCGCTCTCTACCCGACCGCACGCCCACTCCTCTtg GAACCAGATCTCCATCATTTCCTTCATACAGTCGGAGTGGACTGAGccgg ctcCAGTCTGCAGAGTtttccacctcacacactgataaagcCAATCACAGTgagtgttctgttctgttcctcaTTATAACACTGCTCTTATGTCGTGGTCATCAAATTCactccttttgttttttttttcctttcacagattttcag aatggcGATGCTCAGGGCAGGAGGATGGACAGAGGGAACTCACTGCCCACGATGCTGGAGCAGAAG ATTTATCCCTATGAGATCCTCATGGTGACTCATCGAGGCAGAAATAAACTTCCACCAGGAGTGGACAGGACGAGGCTGGAG agGCATCTCTCTCCCGAGGAGTTTGAGAATCTGTTCGGTATGACGATGGAGGAGTTCGATCGCCTGTCTCTCTGGAAGAGGAATGAACTGAAGAAAAGGGTCTCGCTCTTCTAG
- the LOC131352839 gene encoding dematin-like isoform X3 — protein MMMQKQLTRTSPGSVCSLRGGAVTGTPAVTIVAKMDDQVIGYKDLAAIPKDKAILDIERPDLMIYEPHFSYTMLEHTERSLSPRSLSPPLSPESSVMSKESRECVEQKSSGSSSPASTLLSVCRRSSVSKNTPLQQHFHRPDNGTNIYKKPPIYKQDLSHVPQSKHMEDLIIESSRFPAAQPPDPNLPSKIETESWPCPPSLAVLETEWRKKSNKASEEQEEEEEDEYDEGDDLWRLRQMQKQELNKIQSNLGKLILKEEIERATPIRRKTRSLPDRTPTPLGTRSPSFPSYSRSGLSRLQSAEFSTSHTDKANHNFQNGDAQGRRMDRGNSLPTMLEQKIYPYEILMVTHRGRNKLPPGVDRTRLERHLSPEEFENLFGMTMEEFDRLSLWKRNELKKRVSLF, from the exons ATGATGATGCaaaag caGCTGACCCGCACCTCTCCAggaagtgtgtgttctctgcgAGGGGGGGCTGTGACAGGAACTCCAGCCGTCACTATTGTg gcTAAAATGGATGACCAGGTGATTGGCTATAAGGATTTAGCAGCCATTCCTAAAGACAAGGCCATACTGGACATCGAGCGTCCTGACCTGATGATATACGAACCACACTTCAGCTACACAATGCTGGAACACactgag aggTCCCTCTCTCCAcgctccctctctcctcctctctctcctgag agctcagTCATGTCGAAGGAGTCGAGGGAGTGTGTGGAGCAGAAGTCTTCAGGCAGCTCGTCTCCGGCCTCCACCCTGCTGTCTGTGTGCAGAAGGAGCAGTGTGAGCAAGAACACACCACTACAGCAGCACTTCCACCGGcctg ataACGGCACAAATATTTACAAGAAGCCACCGATCTATAaacaag acctGTCTCATGTTCCTCAGAGTAAACACATGGAGGATCTGATCATTGAATCGTCCCGTTTTCCCGCCGCTCAGCCACCTGACCCAAACCTGCCATCTAAGATCGAAACCGAGTCCTGGCCCTGTCCCCCCTCCCTCGCTGTGCTgg aGACGGAGTGGAGGAAGAAGTCTAATAAAGCCTCAGAagagcaggaagaggaagaggaggatgagtatgatgaaggtgatgaccTGTGGAGACTCCGACAGATGCAGAAACAGGAACTCAACAAG attcaGTCTAATCTAGGGAAGTTGATCCTGAAGGAGGAGATTGAGAGAGCGACTCCAATACGCAGGAAGACTCGCTCTCTACCCGACCGCACGCCCACTCCTCTtg GAACCAGATCTCCATCATTTCCTTCATACAGTCGGAGTGGACTGAGccgg ctcCAGTCTGCAGAGTtttccacctcacacactgataaagcCAATCACA attttcag aatggcGATGCTCAGGGCAGGAGGATGGACAGAGGGAACTCACTGCCCACGATGCTGGAGCAGAAG ATTTATCCCTATGAGATCCTCATGGTGACTCATCGAGGCAGAAATAAACTTCCACCAGGAGTGGACAGGACGAGGCTGGAG agGCATCTCTCTCCCGAGGAGTTTGAGAATCTGTTCGGTATGACGATGGAGGAGTTCGATCGCCTGTCTCTCTGGAAGAGGAATGAACTGAAGAAAAGGGTCTCGCTCTTCTAG
- the rsph14 gene encoding radial spoke head 14 homolog, whose amino-acid sequence MAGTRISERLPPLIDASRAPVAFGKRALPRLITQLQAEELDIRQGALCSLCDLLHDPERAYEALHHGTDVTAGCLERLKVLLKDDDIMVRTKTTEVLHQLVTHSVGRETVLQCDALSPLSELLDEPEEGCRENVHRVLKMMSEFPAAVVCMVSLGLVPRLVMKVAVEHENIRELVLSTLSCCMRHDALPALASDAVTVLKEQLRHPSTHIRRAASSAMMAVCVPAEGKLRVCEQEVVPVLVKLLSDDDTEVQANAAGALMYTTVITQGKYQALDAGALPPLLGLVDSEDVALCANALRALTCLAQAPSGRAQLIHNLPQLEARLSHPTSIVQRAAATAIQVISWTP is encoded by the exons ATGGCCGGTACGCGGATCTCAGAGCGCTTACCGCCGCTCATTGACGCGTCTCGCGCTCCGGTGGCGTTCGGAAAGCGCGCGCTCCCGAGGCTGATCACGCAGTTGCAGGCAGAGGAGCTAGACATCCGCCAGGGGGCGCTGTGTTCCCTCTGTGACCTGCTACACGACCCGGAGAGGGCATACGAGGCCCTGCATCACGGTACTGACGTCACTGCGG GTTGTTTAGAGAGACTGAAGGTGTTGCTGAAGGATGATGACATCATGGTGAGGACAAAAACCACAGAAGTGCTTCATCAACTGGTCACACACAGCGTGGGGAG aGAGACCGTTCTGCAGTGTGACGCCCTCAGTCCTCTGTCAGAGCTGTTAGACGAGCCGGAGGAAGGCTGCCGTGAGAATGTGCACCGTGTGTTAAAGATGATGTCGGAGTTTCCTGCAGccgtggtgtgtatggtgtctcTGGGTCTGGTGCCCAGGCTGGTGATGAAGGTTGCGGTGGAGCACGAGAACATCAGAGAGCTCGTCCTGTCCACTCTGAGCTGCTGTATGAGACATGATGCTCTCCCTGCGCTGGCCAGTGACGCCGTGACCGTCCTGAAGGAGCAGCTACGCCACCCGTCTACACACATCCGCCGTGCCGCCTCCTCTGCCATGATGGCCGTCTG TGTCCCTGCAGAGGGGAAGTTGAGGGTGTGTGAGCAGGAAGTAGTTCCTGTGTtggtgaagctgctctctgatgaTGACACGGAGGTCCAGGCCAATGCTGCTGGAGCACTAATGTACACCACCGTCATCACccaag gTAAATATCAGGCTCTGGACGCCGGTGCTCTTCCTCCTCTGCTCGGTTTGGTGGACAGTGAGGATGTAGCGTTGTGTGCTAACGCTCTCCGTGCGCTCACCTGTCTGGCACAGGCCCCGAGCGGCCGAGCACAACTCATCCACAACCTGCCTCAGCTGGAGGCACGACTCAGTCACCCCACCTCCATCGTCCAAAGAGCTGCGGCCACTGCCATCCAGGTCATCTCCTGGACACCATAA
- the LOC131352842 gene encoding dual specificity protein phosphatase 26-like isoform X2, whose product MSYRSRYNDSHSTKTEIDFTSPALAVMGVEQLLFAGRAINSPANEVWPRLYIGDISRRGDDFYSGMGITYLGIEAHDSPAYDMSVNFNTGAEFIHNALRTGGKILVHCHVGVSRSATIVLAYLMLKHNMTLVEAVNTVKQGRGIIPNRGFIRQLVDLHVKLYGYRS is encoded by the exons ATGTCCTACAGATCCAGATATAACGATTCCCACTCCACGAAAACAGAGATCGATTTCACCTCGCCCGCTCTGGCGGTGATGGGAGTCGAGCAGCTCCTTTTTGCCGGGAGAGCGATCAACAGTCCTGCTAATGAGGTCTGGCCCAGACTTTATATCGGAGACAT CTCCAGGAGAGGCGATGACTTTTACTCTGGAATGGGAATCACGTACCTGGGCATCGAAGCCCACGACTCCCCTGCCTACGACATGAGCGTCAACTTTAATACAGGAGCAGAGTTCATTCATAACGCACTTAGGACAGGAG GTAAAATCCTGGTGCACTGCCACGTGGGTGTGAGCCGCTCGGCCACCATCGTCTTGGCGTATCTGATGCTGAAGCACAACATGACCCTGGTGGAGGCCGTCAACACGGTTAAACAGGGGAGAGGGATCATCCCCAACCGGGGCTTCATCCGACAGCTCGTCGACCTGCATGTCAAACTGTACGGCTATAGATCCTGA
- the LOC131352842 gene encoding dual specificity protein phosphatase 26-like isoform X1, with amino-acid sequence MSYRSRYNDSHSTKTEIDFTSPALAVMGVEQLLFAGRAINSPANEVWPRLYIGDMDFAENRAGLRRQNFTHVLNCAHSSRRGDDFYSGMGITYLGIEAHDSPAYDMSVNFNTGAEFIHNALRTGGKILVHCHVGVSRSATIVLAYLMLKHNMTLVEAVNTVKQGRGIIPNRGFIRQLVDLHVKLYGYRS; translated from the exons ATGTCCTACAGATCCAGATATAACGATTCCCACTCCACGAAAACAGAGATCGATTTCACCTCGCCCGCTCTGGCGGTGATGGGAGTCGAGCAGCTCCTTTTTGCCGGGAGAGCGATCAACAGTCCTGCTAATGAGGTCTGGCCCAGACTTTATATCGGAGACAT GGATTTTGCAGAGAATCGTGCAGGGCTTCGCAGACAAAACTTCACTCACGTGCTGAACTGTGCTCACAGCTCCAGGAGAGGCGATGACTTTTACTCTGGAATGGGAATCACGTACCTGGGCATCGAAGCCCACGACTCCCCTGCCTACGACATGAGCGTCAACTTTAATACAGGAGCAGAGTTCATTCATAACGCACTTAGGACAGGAG GTAAAATCCTGGTGCACTGCCACGTGGGTGTGAGCCGCTCGGCCACCATCGTCTTGGCGTATCTGATGCTGAAGCACAACATGACCCTGGTGGAGGCCGTCAACACGGTTAAACAGGGGAGAGGGATCATCCCCAACCGGGGCTTCATCCGACAGCTCGTCGACCTGCATGTCAAACTGTACGGCTATAGATCCTGA